A genomic stretch from Capricornis sumatraensis isolate serow.1 chromosome 4, serow.2, whole genome shotgun sequence includes:
- the LOC138078713 gene encoding LOW QUALITY PROTEIN: apolipoprotein L2-like (The sequence of the model RefSeq protein was modified relative to this genomic sequence to represent the inferred CDS: inserted 1 base in 1 codon), with product SQGYGFSCDIEIFFEDVAECLWDILSREELLLLLTEFLEKIEANAGLSREDMNALHEYLNELERYLAGKEQETLPEEQLDRKRFLKKFPRVTQPLVELKSKLRELADSVGKVXRDCTISNVVARSTGTLSGALTILGLALAPVTAGASVALSATGIGLGAAAAVTAVSTSIVEHVSRSSAKNKASQLMSIGVKKWKVLLEVFKSNPQIVPTTEKLAEAEKHLEINIHSMETGEANPDSQVSANVYLSPGRIAAPAIQQVEAGFKGSALAVTKGARIAGAATAGLFLLVDVGFLVKESVHLHNGAKAASAETLRQRARELERKLEELTQIYRRLQEEPTPPPPEKLDSSELNVRLMQFHGDLCQIKALEIESNLYHMGQSKAFFGLPC from the exons ATATTGAGATCTTTTTTGAGGATGTTGCTGAGTGTCTCTGGGACATACTGAGCAGAGAGGAACTGCTTCTCCTGCTGACTGAATTCCTGGAGAAAATTGAGGCTAATGCTGGTTTGTCCAG GGAAGACATGAATGCACTACACGAATATCTGAATGAACTGGAAAGATACTTGGCTGGGAAGGAGCAAGAAACGCTCCCAGAAGAGCAGCTGGATAGGAAGAGGTTTCTGAAGAAGTTTCCTCGGGTGACACAGCCACTGGTGGAGCTCaaaagcaagctccgggagcttgCAGACAGTGTTGGAAAAG CCAGGGACTGTACCATCTCCAATGTGGTGGCCCGCAGCACCGGCACTTTATCTGGCGCCCTGACCATCCTCGGCCTGGCTCTGGCACCCGTGACAGCGGGGGCCAGTGTGGCACTCTCAGCCACTGGAATAGGGCTGGGAGCAGCGGCTGCTGTGACCGCTGTGTCCACCAGCATCGTGGAGCATGTGAGTAGATCATCAGCAAAAAACAAAGCCAGTCAATTGATGTCAATTGGTGTCAAGAAGTGGAAGGTGCTCCTAGAGGTATTCAAGAGCAACCCCCAAATTGTTCCCACAACAGAGAAATTGGCAGAAGCCGAGAAACACcttgaaataaatatacattcCATGGAGACAGGTGAAGCCAACCCTGACTCTCAGGTCAGTGCAAACGTCTACCTGAGCCCTGGGAGAATCGCAGCCCCAGCCATCCAGCAGGTAGAGGCAGGTTTCAAAGGCTCGGCTTTGGCAGTTACCAAAGGAGCCCGGATCGCGGGGGCGgccactgcagggctcttcctccTGGTGGATGTGGGCTTCCTGGTGAAGGAGTCAGTGCACCTGCACAATGGTGCAAAGGCAGCATCGGCTGAAACCCTGCGGCAGCGGGCCAGGGAGCTGGAGAGGAAGCTGGAGGAGCTCACCCAGATCTACAGGCGTCTGCAAGAGGAGCCCACTCCACCACCCCCAGAGA AGCTGGACTCCAGTGAGCTCAATGTGCGGCTGATGCAATTCCACGGTGACCTGTGTCAG ATCAAGGCCCTGGAGATCGAGAGCAACCTGTACCACATGGGCCAGAGCAAGGCTTTCTTTGGGCTACCGTGCTAG